From one Bombyx mori chromosome 5, ASM3026992v2 genomic stretch:
- the LOC693084 gene encoding guanylate kinase — MVQKGPRPLVLCGPSGSGKSTLLKRLLKEFPDKFGFSVSHTTRAPRAGEKNGVHYHFTNLNDMSTAIEKGEFIETAIFSGNIYGTSKKAVDDVRRTGKICVLDIEMEGVKQIKRTDLDPLLVFVMPPSIDELERRLRARNTEQEDSLKKRLETARREIKFGQEPGNFNIIILNDNLDKAYNELRDFITQNIEDNDQDDTNEKTTNNK, encoded by the exons ATGGTTCAGAAAGGGCCTCGTCCTCTGGTACTGTGCGGACCTTCAGGCTCAGGCAAGAGCACGTTGTTGAAGCGGCTGCTGAAAGAATTTCCCGACAAGTTTGGCTTCAGTGTCTCCCATACAACAAGAGCACCACGGGCTGGTGAAAAAAACGGAGTGCATTATCATTTCACTAACCTAAACGATATGTCAACTGCTATTGAAAAAGGTGAATTTATAGAAACTGCAATTTTCAGTGGAAACATTTATGGAACAAG CAAGAAAGCAGTAGATGATGTACGTCGTACTGGCAAAATATGTGTGCTGGATATTGAAATGGAAGGGGTGAAGCAAATCAAACGCACAGACCTGGATCCCCTGTTGGTCTTTGTGATGCCACCATCTATAGATGAACTGGAACGAAGACTCCGCGCCCGTAATACGGAACAAGAAGATAGCTTGAAAAAGAGATTGGAAACGGCACGAAGAGAGATTAAATTTG GTCAAGAACCGGGAAACTTCAATATCATCATTTTGAATGATAATTTGGACAAAGCCTATAATGAGCTGcgtgattttattacacaaaatattgaaGACAATGATCAAG ATGACACCAATGAGAAAACTACAAACAACAAGTGA
- the LOC693084 gene encoding guanylate kinase isoform X1 has translation MVQKGPRPLVLCGPSGSGKSTLLKRLLKEFPDKFGFSVSHTTRAPRAGEKNGVHYHFTNLNDMSTAIEKGEFIETAIFSGNIYGTRQKAVDDVRRTGKICVLDIEMEGVKQIKRTDLDPLLVFVMPPSIDELERRLRARNTEQEDSLKKRLETARREIKFGQEPGNFNIIILNDNLDKAYNELRDFITQNIEDNDQDDTNEKTTNNK, from the exons ATGGTTCAGAAAGGGCCTCGTCCTCTGGTACTGTGCGGACCTTCAGGCTCAGGCAAGAGCACGTTGTTGAAGCGGCTGCTGAAAGAATTTCCCGACAAGTTTGGCTTCAGTGTCTCCCATACAACAAGAGCACCACGGGCTGGTGAAAAAAACGGAGTGCATTATCATTTCACTAACCTAAACGATATGTCAACTGCTATTGAAAAAGGTGAATTTATAGAAACTGCAATTTTCAGTGGAAACATTTATGGAACAAGgcaa AAAGCAGTAGATGATGTACGTCGTACTGGCAAAATATGTGTGCTGGATATTGAAATGGAAGGGGTGAAGCAAATCAAACGCACAGACCTGGATCCCCTGTTGGTCTTTGTGATGCCACCATCTATAGATGAACTGGAACGAAGACTCCGCGCCCGTAATACGGAACAAGAAGATAGCTTGAAAAAGAGATTGGAAACGGCACGAAGAGAGATTAAATTTG GTCAAGAACCGGGAAACTTCAATATCATCATTTTGAATGATAATTTGGACAAAGCCTATAATGAGCTGcgtgattttattacacaaaatattgaaGACAATGATCAAG ATGACACCAATGAGAAAACTACAAACAACAAGTGA
- the LOC101740936 gene encoding retrovirus-related Pol polyprotein from type-1 retrotransposable element R1 4 isoform X2, whose product MSSLIGGVRVEIEATGLRYLGLVLDGRWSFRAHFERLGPRLMAAAGSLSRLLPNVEGPDVVVRRLYTGVVRSMALYGAPVWCHALTRDNVAALRRPQRAIAVRAVREYCTVSFEAACVLAGTPPWNLEAEALAADYAWRCDLRSRGEPRPGAAEVRARKLQSRRAVLEAWSRSLADPAYGRRTVEAIRPVLSDWVNRDRGRLTFRATQVLTGHGCFGRYLHLVARREPTPKCHHCSGCNEDTAEHTLAYCPAFAEQRRVLVANIGPDLSLPTVVATMLGSDESWQAMLDFCESIMSQKEAAERERESSSSLSAPCRRRRAGGRRRVFVQLRPL is encoded by the coding sequence ATGTCCTCtctgatcggaggcgttcgagtcgagatcgaggcgacagggctgcggtacctcggtctcgtactggacggtcgttggagcttccgcgctcactttgagagattaggtccccgactgatggcggccgccggctcgctgagtcggctgttgccgaacgtcgaggggcctgacgtggtggtgcgccgcctctatacgggggtggtgcggtcgatggcactgtacggggctcccgtgtggtgccacgccctgactcGCGACAatgttgcggcgttgcgacgtccgcagcgcgcgattgcggtcagggcggttcgcgAGTACtgcaccgtctcgttcgaggcagCGTGCGTGCtcgctgggacgcctccctggaacctggaagcggaggcgctcgctgcggattacgcgtggcgatgcgatctccgctccaggggggagccgcgtcccggcgcggcggaagttcgagcgcggaagcttcaatctcggcgtgccgtgctcgaggcgtggtctcgcagcctggcggaccccgcctacgggcgacggaccgtcgaggcgatccgcccggtcctctcggactgggtgaatcgcgaccgaggacgtctcaccttccgagcgacgcaggtgctcacgggacatggctgtttcggtcgctacctgcaccttgtcgcccggagggagccgacgccgaagtgccaccactgcagtggctgcaacgaggacacggcggagcacacgctcgcgtactgccccgcttttgcGGAGCAGCggcgcgtcctcgttgcaaataTAGGACCAGatttgtcgcttccgaccgtcgtggctacgatgctcggcagcgacgagtcctggcaggcgatgctcgacttctgcgagtccatcatgtcgcagaaggaggcggcggaacgggagagggagagctcttcttccctctcggcgccgtgccgccgccgccgagctgggggtcggaggagggtgtttgtccagctccggcccctatga
- the LOC692763 gene encoding cyclin B homolog isoform X1 — translation MEIQLRRHRSAQIQDQENLYAGVRGKGNGAVPTKRLGLTVRGALGDLNTNVQVQREALGKVAVTTAEFEKKATLNRGVVRSNYSHVTSKVDTGLAVKNVIQPSSRPPLRREESTAGLTARAVTRTRVALKDNQNKPNEIKESINIYIQTKKCQDTKKTKLPMLKENKELRTSKSHLKDGTDSLRKTKLALKDPIESLGKLKLAETYPEKGMGLIDKAKVEKQAEFFETVFDITPPLPEDIEDIDAGDNNSPLLMSMYIKDIYKYLTELEEKYSIEPDHLKKQTVITGKMRATLIDWLVEVQRQFSLVLETFHLTVGIIDRYLQVVPNVQRNQLQLVGVTAMFIASKYEEIYAPDVGDFVYVTDNAYTKSDVFRCERDIMCKLGFCLARPIPLSFLRRFVKAARGTSRNHHLAKYFVDLCLVEYTMAHYRPSELAAAAICLSLHLLSSKTLSEVWTSTLSYYSGYDLDHIDPIIRKIAKIVINIENSKYKAVYNKYLDTTLAKVSSLPQLKSEAIYELAKISSPSP, via the exons ATGGAAATTCAACTAAGGCGGCATAGATCg GCACAGATTCAAGACCAAGAAAATCTGTATGCTGGTGTCCGCGGGAAAGGTAATGGAGCCGTCCCTACAAAAAGGCTGGGATTAACAGTACGTGGGGCGTTAGGTGATTTGAACACAAATGTGCAAGTTCAACGCGAAGCTCTCGGCAAAGTTGCCGTTACAACTGCTGAATTTGAGAAAAAAGCCACCCTAAACCGTGGCGTAGTACGAAG CAACTATAGTCATGTAACATCAAAAGTAGACACAGGATTAGCTGTCAAAAATGTTATTCAGCCATCTTCAAGGCCCCCACTCCGCCGTGAAGAGAGCACTGCTGGATTGACCGCCAGAGCTGTAACTCGTACCAGG gtcGCTTTAAAAGATAATCAGAACAAGccaaatgaaataaaagaatcAATTAACATCTACATACAAACTAAGAAATGTCAAGACACAAAAAAGACAAAGCTGCCCATGCTAAAGGAAAATAAAGAATTAAGAACATCCAAATCACATCTAAAAGATGGAACTGACTCTTTACGGAAAACAAAACTAGCATTAAAAGACCCAATCGAATCATTAGGAAAGTTAAAACTAGCTGAAACATACCCTGAGAAGGGAATGGGCTTAATAGATAAAGCCAAGGTAGAAAAGCAAGCTGAATTCTTTGAAACTGTGTTTGATATTACACCTCCACTGCCTGAGGATATTGAAGATATTGATGCCGGAGACAACAACAGCCCTTTGCTAATGTCTATGTATATCAAGGACATTTACAAATACTTGACTGAATTGGAAGAGAAATATTCTATTGAGCCTGATCATTTAAAAAAGCAG actGTTATAACTGGCAAAATGAGAGCAACACTCATTGATTGGCTTGTGGAAGTTCAACGCCAATTCTCATTAGTATTGGAGACATTCCATCTCACTGTTGGCATTATTGACAGATATTTGCAG GTTGTTCCAAATGTCCAGCGCAATCAATTACAATTAGTCGGTGTGACGGCTATGTTCATAGCAAGCAAGTATGAAGAGATCTACGCTCCAGATGTTGGCGATTTTGTTTATGTCACTGATAATGCCTACACCAAGTCTGATGTATTCCGCTGTGAGAGAGACATTATGTGCAAACTGGGCTTCTGTCTTGCGAGACCGATACCTTTGAGTTTTCTTAGAAG ATTTGTAAAAGCCGCACGTGGTACATCGAGGAATCATCATTTGGCCAAATACTTTGTTGATCTCTGTCTAGTCGAATATACTATGGCCCATTATCGACCGTCAGAACTAGCAGCGGCAGCAATCTGCCTCTCACTTCATTTGCTATCGAGCAAGACACTCTCCGAAGTATGGACGTCTACCTTGTCTTACTACTCTGGGTACGATCTTGACCACATAGATCCGATTATAAGGAAAATCGCAAAGATTGttattaacattgaaaattcCAAATATAAAGCCGTATATAACAAATATTTGGACACGACGTTGGCTAAAGTTTCCAGTCTTCCGCAGTTGAAAAGCGAAGCGATTTATGAACTCGCAAAGATATCAAGCCCAAGCCCTTAG
- the LOC101740936 gene encoding uncharacterized protein LOC101740936 isoform X1 gives MGSNSSKPTDTSLVLKTELELGNSDPRSPTPEITRTPLQGKNGAKHNITKNIDLRKTFESTNGDEKLIHNNPILSAVIKNHLQSYDPRSPTQDFERTPIIISSKINDLTNDTENLRLISDSCTSPITSKDKDNSCETYMEAKEFSPDLISPKNLCNGFLDSTFNDTLQDNEEPLGSSTASKETLEANKSNENKPTKLLETNFDCNEVCDIEFNSKRNSMSNPDSTEVNDSREQCMPVFKILEYDPRSPSIGIERTPLVVPKIDDNDSVDNVEEMSDDTLLKVLQKSNVEIGHGLEAQTNSDGLLVYEDESIDLQNTPKKSKSSSNDGSRTPLSCMKNKADTGHTRSKSANTVFDPKGSDIKHCKKISHIPRLKSLSKQSKILPAGSSISLKNISKASIISGDCENTPPHSHRDRWDKDSSVVL, from the exons atgggaAGTAATTCAAGTAAACCAACCGACACCTCTTTGGTACTAAAAACTGAATTAGAACTTGGTAACTCGGACCCTCGATCTCCAACACCTGAAATAACACGGACTCCTTTGCAA ggAAAAAATGGCGCTAaacataacataacaaaaaatatagaccTCAGAAAGACGTTTGAATCTACAAACGGAGATGAAAAATTGATACACAATAACCCCATTCTATCTGCTGTTATAAAAAACCATTTACAATCATATGATCCCCGATCTCCAACTCAAGATTTTGAACGAACTCCAATTATTATATCTTCGAAAATTAATGATTTGACAAATGACACTGAAAATTTAAGACTAATAAGTGATAGTTGTACAAGTCCTATTACTAGTAAAGATAAAGATAATAGTTGTGAAACATATATGGAAGCAAAAGAATTCAGTCCTGATTTGATTTCTCCAAAAAATTTGTGTAACGGGTTTTTGGACTCGACTTTCAATGATACCCTTCAAGATAATGAAGAACCACTGGGCTCATCAACTGCCTCCAAAGAAACCCTGGAAGCCAACAAGTCTAATGAGAATAAACCAACCAAGCTGTTAGAAACTAACTTTGATTGTAATGAAGTTTGTGATATAGAATTTAATAGTAAGAGAAACAGCATGTCAAATCCAGATTCCACCGAAGTCAATGATAGTAGAGAACAATGTATGccagtatttaaaattttggaatATGATCCTCGCTCTCCTTCTATAGGAATTGAAAGGACTCCATTAGTTGTGCCTAAAATAGATGACAATGACAGTGTGGACAATGTCGAAGAAATGTCTGATGATACCCTTCTGAAAGTTTTGCAAAAGAGTAATGTGGAAATTGGACATGGTTTAGAAGCACAAACAAATTCAGATGGATTATTGGTTTATGAGGATGAGTCTATAGACTTACAAAATACTCCAAAAAAGTCAAAATCTTCCAGTAATGATGGTTCGAGAACACCATTATCATGTATGAAAAACAAAGCAGATACCGGTCATACAAGATCAAAATCAGCAAACACAGTTTTTGATCCAAAAGGAAGTGACATAAagcattgtaaaaaaatttctCATATTCCAAGACTGAAGTCTTTATCAAAACAGTCTAAAATACTGCCAGCAGGTAGTAGTATAtctttgaaaaatatttcaaaagcaTCCATCATTAGTGGTGACTGTGAAAATACACCACCACACTCACATCGTGATAGATGGGATAAAGATAGCAGTGTTGTACTATGA
- the LOC101740198 gene encoding uncharacterized protein LOC101740198, producing MYFIPAIVILLFIGTLGARQPDIDINRIKLLPKEDFRHRTSFSFQTRRSVLDIDRYRRKYDHDVGSRGFTRQHATMQFLYNTPTTAATKAPIKIHKPREDPRLFYQSDLYLQEVNRKNLSPELSSTYLGRAVVRTGGGRDSSAKPIRIKTRTINEIPHDISCIKCPRDRTLIAKVGVSRVMLQPPRLQTCSGRKAPRDFKFVTKYGPKLGTLIESGVYIMIGHIVYQNQILRACKVQIHVVTQFCQVPKYLNINCDRNQNRTCSFTCRDPTTEPTGANSLTCRDDLKWNGHLPSCNVRSWCKPPFPPSHGRISCNGATVSSGRGLKGGSTCKLKCDKGWRKSSHSVTKCHRGSWTHELSCQNKNRKR from the exons AATAAAACTCTTGCCAAAAGAAGATTTCCGTCACAGAACTTCATTCAGTTTTCAAACTCGTCGATCAGTTTTAGATATCGATCGCTATCGTAGAAAGTATGATCATGACGTTGGTAGCCGTGGGTTCACCAGACAACATGCGACGATGCAATTTTTATACAATACCCCAACGACTGCCGCTACGAAGGCGCCGATCAAAATCCACAAGCCACGAGAAGACCCACGCCTCTTCTATCAATCTGATTTATATCTTCAAGAAGTTAATAGGAAAAATTTAAGCCCAGAACTATCATCAACTTATTTGGGACGAGCGGTTGTTAGAACTGGTGGTGGAAGGGACAGTTCCGCGAAGCCTATTCGGATAAAAACAAGAACAATAAACGAAATTCCCCACG ACATCAGCTGCATCAAGTGTCCGCGAGATAGAACGTTGATTGCTAAGGTTGGCGTCAGTAGAGTGATGTTGCAGCCTCCTCGCTTACAGACATGTTCCGGAAGAAAAGCACCTCGAGATTTTAAATTCGTTACCAAGTACGGACCTAAGCTTGGTACTTTAATAGAAAGCGGTGTATACATTATGATCGGTCATATCGTGTACCAAAATCAA ATATTGAGGGCTTGTAAAGTGCAAATTCACGTGGTGACTCAGTTTTGTCAAGttccaaaatatttaaatataaactgcGACAGAAACCAAAATAGAACGTGCAGTTTTACGTGTCGTGATCCCACTACTGAGCCTACCGGTGCTAATAGTCTCACATGTCGTGATGATTTGAAATGGAATGGCCATTTGCCTTCTTGTAATG TTCGTTCATGGTGTAAACCGCCGTTTCCACCATCTCACGGCCGCATCAGCTGCAATGGAGCAACAGTATCAAGCGGCCGAGGTCTCAAGGGGGGATCGacatgtaaattaaaatgtGACAAAGGATGGCGTAAAAGCTCTCATTCTGTAACAAAATGTCATCGTGGTAGTTGGACGCATGAACTGTCATGTCAGAACAAGAACAGAAAACGATAA